The following proteins come from a genomic window of Shinella zoogloeoides:
- a CDS encoding extracellular solute-binding protein, protein MNSFVKAAGVGVISLGLWSSAALAQDSWWKTAAQPYQGVTIRGISESTPASKYVEQVLGPKFTEETGIKVEFEATSWDQMYDKAIKDMEANTGIYDFVYIEQDIVYTYLARNFLVDITKSLVDNAKIASPDFKPENFTTFLNYFKDPKSGDVMGVPMEAFIKPYLYRKDLFDDPAIQKAYKDATGADLKPATTHEEYTQIAKFFTEYGADKELWGTTVQASSSHPAAFYEFFESIAPTFGVYNWGIDGTTFAATEANGGQMNSAAAKKALNYWVGLLKYAPPESTSSTWDEVAGTFAAGRAAQGLVYGENAAWIATDASKSTVVGKVGVALPPVEAGVLEAAEAGKGYIGYYDGGAFGIPHSSKNKDASLLFLQYIGQASVQTDWALAGSRIVMNSTYDDPKIVEQDKKVNGYYTLMRDDGKLFAGAPPYPFHSQVLQVVAPFIYKAIVGEIKPDEALDQAATAAEAELVKLGYRK, encoded by the coding sequence ATGAACAGTTTCGTCAAAGCCGCGGGCGTCGGCGTCATTTCGCTTGGCCTTTGGAGCTCGGCCGCTCTTGCCCAGGATTCCTGGTGGAAGACTGCCGCCCAGCCCTATCAGGGCGTGACCATCCGGGGCATCTCGGAATCGACCCCAGCGTCGAAATATGTCGAGCAGGTGCTCGGTCCGAAATTCACCGAGGAGACCGGCATCAAGGTCGAGTTCGAGGCGACCTCGTGGGACCAGATGTACGACAAGGCGATCAAGGACATGGAAGCCAATACCGGCATCTATGACTTCGTCTATATCGAGCAGGATATCGTCTATACGTATCTGGCCCGGAACTTCCTGGTCGATATCACCAAGTCGCTCGTCGACAATGCGAAGATCGCTTCGCCCGACTTCAAGCCTGAGAATTTCACCACGTTCCTGAACTATTTCAAGGATCCGAAGTCGGGCGATGTCATGGGCGTGCCCATGGAAGCATTCATCAAGCCCTACCTGTATCGCAAGGATCTTTTCGACGATCCGGCGATCCAGAAGGCCTACAAGGATGCCACCGGTGCGGATCTGAAGCCCGCGACGACGCATGAAGAATACACCCAGATCGCCAAGTTCTTCACCGAATACGGCGCGGACAAGGAGCTCTGGGGAACCACCGTCCAGGCCTCGTCGAGCCACCCCGCCGCGTTCTATGAATTCTTCGAGTCGATTGCGCCGACCTTCGGCGTGTACAACTGGGGCATCGATGGCACGACCTTCGCGGCCACTGAAGCGAATGGCGGCCAGATGAACTCGGCTGCGGCGAAGAAGGCGCTCAACTACTGGGTCGGCCTGCTGAAATATGCCCCGCCGGAATCGACGTCGTCCACCTGGGACGAGGTTGCCGGGACATTTGCCGCCGGCCGCGCAGCCCAAGGTCTCGTCTACGGTGAAAACGCTGCCTGGATCGCGACCGACGCATCCAAATCGACCGTTGTTGGCAAGGTGGGGGTGGCATTGCCTCCGGTTGAGGCGGGTGTCCTAGAGGCGGCAGAAGCCGGCAAGGGATATATCGGCTACTACGACGGCGGCGCCTTCGGCATTCCGCATTCGTCGAAGAACAAGGACGCCTCGCTGCTCTTCCTGCAATATATCGGGCAGGCTTCGGTGCAGACTGACTGGGCGCTGGCCGGCTCCCGCATCGTCATGAACTCGACCTACGACGATCCAAAGATTGTTGAACAGGACAAAAAAGTGAACGGTTACTACACGCTGATGCGTGACGATGGAAAGCTGTTTGCCGGTGCTCCGCCGTACCCGTTCCACTCGCAAGTGCTGCAGGTCGTCGCGCCGTTCATCTACAAAGCCATCGTCGGTGAAATCAAGCCGGACGAGGCGCTGGACCAGGCCGCTACCGCAGCCGAAGCTGAGCTCGTGAAGCTCGGCTACCGCAAGTAA
- a CDS encoding carbohydrate ABC transporter permease: MRQSNIGWLFLAPATLILFVVGFIPFIYILYVGFFDWNTNAVDPTLRWAGLQNYRSLVFDATFLNSLARTLVFAFFVVISELLLGYVLARALMADRLWGRQFFRTIHTLPIVVAPIAVGATWRLLCVPGFGIVPYYLKLWFGIDYNISTNAFHAFSTAIIMDLWHWTPFVTLSLMAGLTALPKEPLEQAQIDGGNKLQIFWYVIVPMLKPVLLTTVFIRLMDALRSVDEIWMLTKGGPAEATRFIGLHIWINVFPKTDYGYGAAMSLLTLYVTIVLSWLLFVAMTGRKGGAQ; the protein is encoded by the coding sequence ATGAGACAATCCAACATCGGATGGCTGTTTCTGGCACCAGCCACGCTAATCCTGTTCGTTGTGGGGTTTATTCCCTTCATCTATATTCTTTATGTCGGGTTCTTCGACTGGAACACCAACGCAGTCGATCCCACCCTGCGCTGGGCCGGCCTGCAGAATTATCGCAGCCTCGTTTTCGACGCGACGTTCCTGAACTCGCTTGCGCGCACGCTGGTCTTTGCCTTCTTCGTCGTCATAAGCGAACTGTTGTTAGGCTACGTCTTGGCCCGCGCACTGATGGCGGACCGCCTATGGGGCCGGCAGTTCTTCCGCACGATCCACACATTGCCGATCGTTGTCGCGCCCATCGCAGTCGGCGCCACCTGGCGACTGCTGTGCGTTCCGGGCTTCGGCATCGTGCCCTATTATCTGAAACTGTGGTTCGGCATCGACTACAACATCTCGACCAATGCCTTTCACGCCTTCTCTACGGCGATCATTATGGACCTGTGGCACTGGACGCCATTCGTCACCCTGTCGCTCATGGCGGGCCTGACCGCCCTGCCGAAAGAACCGCTTGAACAAGCGCAGATCGATGGCGGCAACAAGCTGCAGATTTTCTGGTATGTGATCGTACCGATGTTGAAGCCGGTCCTGCTGACAACCGTCTTCATCCGGCTGATGGACGCGCTGCGCTCGGTTGATGAAATCTGGATGCTGACCAAGGGCGGTCCGGCCGAGGCGACCCGGTTCATCGGCCTTCATATCTGGATCAACGTCTTTCCGAAGACGGACTACGGCTATGGCGCGGCCATGTCCCTTCTCACGCTTTACGTCACCATCGTTTTGAGCTGGCTGCTGTTCGTCGCCATGACCGGCCGCAAGGGAGGCGCACAATGA
- a CDS encoding carbohydrate ABC transporter permease codes for MRRSGITSFVLWVGLTILTLLPVWWMLVVSMRPRVKLYSKSVLIDDLYWDNFLAVLNSSTFLQYLWNSMVVATSNAALVCALGLLAAFGLSRYKISGGDNVFFWLITNRMAPPAVFLLPLFLLFTKWFVFGDFMLFDTKIGLILLYCVFNLPFAIWLLKGMLDGIPLELDEAARVDGATTGQVLSHVILPLARPGLAVTFILTWIFAWNEYLFAATLTSSAGARTVTTALAEYVSVTGTNWGEMAAMAFLTTLPALVVLGFVQKHIVTGLTFGALKG; via the coding sequence ATGAGACGCTCCGGTATAACCTCTTTCGTCCTGTGGGTCGGACTGACCATTCTGACGCTGCTTCCGGTCTGGTGGATGCTGGTTGTTTCGATGCGACCCCGCGTGAAACTTTATTCGAAGTCGGTCCTCATCGACGATCTCTACTGGGACAATTTCCTGGCGGTGCTGAACAGCTCGACCTTTCTGCAGTATCTCTGGAATTCGATGGTCGTGGCGACGTCGAATGCGGCGCTGGTCTGCGCGCTCGGCCTGCTCGCGGCATTCGGGCTCTCGCGTTACAAGATCAGCGGCGGCGACAACGTGTTTTTCTGGCTGATCACCAACCGCATGGCGCCGCCGGCCGTGTTTCTGCTGCCGCTCTTTCTGTTGTTCACCAAGTGGTTCGTCTTCGGCGATTTCATGCTGTTCGACACGAAGATCGGCCTGATCCTGCTCTATTGCGTCTTCAACCTGCCGTTCGCCATCTGGCTCCTGAAGGGCATGCTGGACGGGATTCCGCTGGAGCTGGACGAAGCAGCAAGGGTCGATGGGGCCACAACCGGTCAGGTGCTGTCCCACGTCATCCTGCCGCTGGCGCGGCCGGGATTGGCCGTCACCTTCATCCTGACCTGGATTTTCGCGTGGAACGAGTACCTGTTCGCAGCAACGCTCACGTCTTCGGCCGGCGCCAGAACCGTGACGACCGCGCTCGCCGAATATGTTTCGGTCACCGGAACGAACTGGGGCGAGATGGCAGCCATGGCGTTTCTCACTACGCTTCCGGCCTTGGTCGTGCTCGGTTTCGTGCAGAAGCACATCGTGACAGGTCTGACCTTCGGTGCATTGAAAGGGTAA
- a CDS encoding DUF2160 family membrane protein — MMAGIQPRKAERDGFLPIRTNGFDRGFISVVILILVHLLWMRFLEGLLPLWVATVLCLALAVFIIRKG; from the coding sequence ATGATGGCTGGCATTCAACCTCGGAAAGCCGAACGCGACGGGTTCCTGCCGATCCGGACCAACGGCTTCGACAGAGGCTTCATCTCGGTCGTGATCCTGATCCTGGTGCATCTTCTCTGGATGCGCTTTCTGGAGGGCCTGTTGCCTCTGTGGGTGGCGACGGTGCTCTGCCTGGCGCTGGCCGTATTCATCATCCGAAAGGGCTAA
- a CDS encoding NAD(P)-dependent alcohol dehydrogenase has translation MRSLVLERKDKLRIRDLDPKEVLGPTDVRIAIKTVGICGSDVHYYTHGAIGPFVVREPMILGHEAAGIIEEVGSAVQNLKVGDRVCMEPGIPDPQSRASRLGLYNLDPAVRFWATPPVHGVLRPSVVHPAAFTFKLPDNVSYAAGAMVEPLAVGFQAVSKAKLTPGAVALVMGAGPIGMVTAIAALSAGCAKVIVTDVVDEKLAVARKLEPAIMTVNVRSQDLKSVIARETDGWGVDVVFECSGAAAVIADTVHHGCPGGAIVFVGMPLQPVPLDIVIAQTKELRIEHVFRYAHVYPRIVALLGSNQIHVDALITDTYAFEDSIEAFDYAVRPKPSSVKIQIELGK, from the coding sequence ATGAGATCGCTCGTTCTCGAACGAAAAGACAAACTGCGCATTCGCGACCTTGACCCGAAAGAGGTGCTCGGTCCCACCGACGTGCGCATCGCCATCAAGACCGTCGGCATCTGCGGCTCGGATGTTCACTATTATACGCATGGCGCCATCGGCCCCTTCGTGGTGCGCGAGCCCATGATCCTCGGCCATGAAGCCGCCGGCATTATCGAAGAGGTCGGCAGCGCCGTTCAGAATCTGAAGGTGGGTGACCGCGTTTGCATGGAGCCCGGCATTCCCGACCCTCAAAGCCGCGCGTCGCGGCTCGGTCTCTACAATCTCGATCCCGCGGTGCGCTTCTGGGCGACGCCTCCGGTGCATGGCGTGCTGAGGCCGAGCGTGGTCCATCCGGCGGCCTTCACGTTCAAGCTTCCGGACAATGTGTCCTACGCCGCCGGCGCCATGGTCGAGCCGCTGGCCGTCGGCTTTCAGGCCGTCTCCAAGGCGAAACTGACGCCCGGCGCGGTCGCGCTGGTGATGGGTGCAGGGCCGATCGGCATGGTGACCGCGATCGCGGCGCTGTCGGCCGGCTGCGCCAAGGTGATCGTGACCGACGTTGTCGATGAGAAGCTCGCCGTGGCGCGTAAGCTCGAGCCCGCCATCATGACCGTCAACGTCCGCTCGCAGGACCTGAAGAGTGTCATCGCCCGCGAAACCGATGGTTGGGGCGTCGATGTCGTGTTCGAATGTTCCGGCGCGGCCGCAGTGATCGCAGATACGGTGCATCACGGCTGCCCCGGCGGCGCCATCGTCTTTGTCGGTATGCCGCTGCAGCCGGTCCCACTCGATATTGTCATCGCCCAGACCAAGGAACTGCGCATCGAACACGTTTTCCGCTACGCCCATGTCTATCCGCGCATCGTCGCGCTGTTGGGATCGAACCAGATCCACGTCGACGCGCTGATCACCGATACCTACGCCTTCGAGGATTCGATCGAGGCGTTCGACTACGCCGTGCGGCCGAAGCCGTCTTCGGTGAAGATCCAGATCGAGCTTGGTAAGTAG
- a CDS encoding SDR family NAD(P)-dependent oxidoreductase yields MYLQKLDLSGRVAVVTGAGRNIGYACADALSEAGARVVLTDLDEELGQSAVSKLAAMGRKAEFMRLDVTDSGETDRVAAAIASKHGGVDILVANAGVAAHSPAEAMSDADWLKVANVNLNGVFWSNRAFGNLMLKAGNGSIVNIGSMSGIIANRPQPQASYNASKGAVHMLTKSLAAEWAERGVRVNAVAPTYIATDMTKAAIEKTGWDKQWMDMTPMKRMGDVEEIASVVLFLASDAASLMTGSIVVADAGYTSW; encoded by the coding sequence ATGTATCTGCAGAAGTTGGATCTGAGCGGAAGGGTCGCGGTCGTCACCGGTGCAGGACGCAACATCGGTTATGCCTGCGCGGATGCTTTGTCTGAAGCCGGTGCGCGTGTCGTGCTGACCGATCTCGATGAAGAACTCGGCCAGTCGGCCGTCTCGAAACTCGCCGCGATGGGCCGAAAGGCCGAATTCATGCGTCTCGACGTGACCGATTCCGGCGAAACCGACCGCGTCGCGGCGGCGATCGCTTCCAAGCACGGTGGCGTCGACATTCTGGTGGCCAATGCCGGCGTCGCTGCCCACAGCCCGGCGGAGGCAATGTCCGATGCGGATTGGCTCAAGGTCGCAAATGTGAACCTCAACGGCGTGTTCTGGAGCAACCGCGCCTTTGGAAACCTGATGCTGAAGGCGGGCAACGGCTCGATCGTCAATATCGGTTCCATGTCCGGCATCATCGCTAACCGGCCGCAGCCGCAAGCCAGCTATAACGCCTCGAAGGGTGCCGTTCACATGCTCACGAAATCGCTTGCGGCCGAATGGGCCGAGCGGGGCGTTCGCGTCAACGCGGTCGCGCCGACCTATATCGCGACCGACATGACGAAGGCCGCGATCGAGAAGACCGGTTGGGACAAGCAGTGGATGGACATGACGCCGATGAAGCGCATGGGCGACGTCGAGGAAATTGCGTCCGTCGTCCTGTTCCTGGCGTCAGATGCCGCGAGCCTGATGACCGGCAGCATTGTGGTTGCGGATGCAGGATACACCTCATGGTGA
- a CDS encoding ABC transporter ATP-binding protein — MATIELDQVDKHYGSYHALRNVSFDIADGEFVVLVGPSGCGKSTLLRSLAGLEEITGGTITLGGQRVDHIPAKDRDVAMVFQNYALYPHMTVRENMAFALKLRGETLADRNIKVDKAAEMLRLTPYLDRYPKALSGGQRQRVAMGRAMVRNPKAFFFDEPLSNLDAALRVDMRSEIKALHQRLGATSVYVTHDQIEAMTMADRIVVLRDGKVEQIGAPLELYDRPANTFVAGFIGSPAMNMLPATIDLSVNSARLADGSALPLLQGIRATNGQEVIYGVRPDQWTMAHGDAGVPATVELIEPTGAEILLAAKLAGKRVLCAFRERHALKPGDTIRLNVDPAAAHVFDKQTDQRLAF; from the coding sequence ATGGCGACGATCGAGCTCGACCAGGTTGACAAGCATTACGGCTCCTATCACGCACTGCGCAACGTCTCGTTCGATATTGCCGACGGTGAGTTCGTCGTCCTAGTCGGACCCTCCGGTTGCGGTAAATCCACGCTGCTACGATCGCTTGCCGGCCTTGAGGAGATCACCGGCGGCACGATCACGCTTGGCGGACAGCGCGTCGACCACATCCCCGCCAAGGACCGTGACGTTGCGATGGTGTTCCAGAACTACGCGCTCTATCCGCACATGACCGTCCGCGAGAACATGGCTTTCGCACTGAAGTTGCGCGGGGAAACTCTTGCCGATCGGAATATCAAGGTCGACAAGGCTGCCGAGATGTTGCGGCTTACGCCCTATCTCGACCGATATCCGAAAGCGCTGTCCGGAGGCCAGCGACAGCGTGTCGCCATGGGGCGCGCGATGGTTCGCAACCCAAAGGCGTTCTTCTTCGACGAGCCCTTGTCAAACCTCGACGCCGCGTTGCGCGTGGATATGCGCTCCGAGATCAAGGCTCTTCACCAGCGCCTCGGCGCGACGTCCGTGTATGTCACTCATGATCAGATTGAAGCGATGACAATGGCGGACCGCATCGTCGTGCTTCGTGACGGCAAGGTGGAGCAGATCGGAGCGCCGTTGGAGCTTTACGACAGACCGGCAAATACCTTCGTCGCCGGTTTCATCGGATCGCCGGCGATGAACATGCTGCCGGCCACGATCGATCTCTCCGTGAACTCGGCGCGGCTTGCTGACGGCTCTGCCCTTCCCCTCCTGCAGGGCATCCGGGCAACGAATGGCCAGGAGGTGATATACGGGGTCCGCCCTGACCAGTGGACCATGGCGCATGGCGATGCCGGCGTACCAGCGACTGTCGAACTGATCGAGCCGACCGGGGCGGAAATTCTTCTAGCAGCCAAATTGGCGGGTAAGCGGGTCCTTTGCGCCTTTCGCGAGCGCCACGCACTGAAGCCGGGCGACACGATACGGCTTAATGTCGATCCTGCCGCGGCTCACGTGTTCGACAAGCAAACCGACCAAAGACTCGCGTTTTGA
- a CDS encoding SDR family oxidoreductase, with protein MDFTGKTIIITGAGKGIGRACVELLTGRGARIVALSRSQADLDDLAAKFGATVISVDLTDNSAARAAMKTAGLADALINCAGTNVLESVLDMTEEGYEQVLGINLRAALICAQEFARARISNGGGGTIVNVTSIAGHRGFVDHVAYAASKAGLEGATRVMAKELGVHGIRVNAVAPTVTMTELAATAWSEPSKRDPMIVRHPMARFAEVDDVARAIALLISEDAAMVSGAVLPVDGGFLAV; from the coding sequence TTGGACTTTACAGGAAAAACGATCATCATCACCGGTGCTGGCAAGGGTATCGGTCGCGCTTGCGTCGAGCTGCTCACCGGCCGTGGTGCACGGATCGTCGCGTTGTCGCGCTCGCAGGCAGATTTGGATGATCTAGCTGCAAAATTTGGTGCGACGGTGATATCGGTGGATCTCACCGACAATTCAGCAGCGCGCGCCGCCATGAAGACGGCAGGATTGGCCGACGCCCTGATCAATTGCGCGGGAACAAATGTGCTCGAAAGCGTCCTCGATATGACGGAGGAAGGCTATGAGCAGGTCCTTGGGATCAATCTGCGGGCCGCGTTGATTTGCGCGCAGGAATTCGCCCGTGCTCGCATTTCCAATGGGGGCGGCGGTACGATCGTGAATGTCACCTCGATCGCCGGACATCGTGGTTTTGTGGATCACGTGGCTTACGCCGCCTCGAAGGCAGGACTGGAAGGCGCGACACGTGTCATGGCCAAGGAACTCGGCGTCCACGGAATTCGCGTCAACGCAGTGGCGCCGACGGTTACCATGACGGAACTTGCCGCAACGGCGTGGTCCGAACCTTCCAAGCGAGACCCGATGATCGTTCGCCATCCGATGGCGCGTTTTGCAGAGGTCGACGACGTCGCACGCGCGATCGCCCTGCTGATTTCAGAGGACGCAGCCATGGTCAGTGGCGCAGTCCTGCCCGTCGACGGCGGCTTCCTTGCAGTCTGA
- a CDS encoding SDR family oxidoreductase: MTKPLEGKIAAVTGAASGIGLATTRALIDAGARVVMVDYNKQALETYAAEFGDAVVTQVTDLLDTASCAAMVPEILAKVDHLDILHCNAGSYIGGDLIDTDTATMDRMLNLNINAVMKNVRDVAPHMIERGTGDILVTCSVAGHAPIQWEPVYSSSKWAITSFVQIMRRQLKSHGIRVSQVSPGPVVSALLADWPAENLEKAKANGSLIEPSEVSEAIIFMLTRPRNVTIRDMIVLPTNFDV; the protein is encoded by the coding sequence ATGACAAAACCACTTGAAGGAAAGATCGCTGCGGTGACCGGGGCTGCGTCCGGTATCGGGCTGGCCACGACCCGTGCCCTCATCGACGCCGGCGCCAGGGTCGTGATGGTCGATTACAACAAGCAGGCGCTCGAAACCTACGCCGCCGAGTTCGGCGATGCCGTCGTGACACAGGTTACCGACCTTCTGGACACTGCAAGCTGCGCGGCCATGGTCCCGGAAATCCTGGCGAAGGTGGATCACCTCGACATCCTGCACTGCAATGCCGGGTCCTACATTGGCGGGGACCTGATCGATACCGATACCGCGACAATGGATCGGATGCTCAACCTCAACATAAACGCCGTCATGAAAAACGTCCGCGACGTCGCTCCGCACATGATCGAGCGCGGGACCGGGGACATCCTGGTTACTTGCTCTGTGGCCGGCCATGCGCCGATCCAGTGGGAACCGGTCTATTCCAGCTCCAAATGGGCGATCACCAGTTTCGTCCAGATCATGCGCCGGCAACTCAAGAGCCACGGCATCAGGGTCAGCCAGGTATCCCCCGGCCCGGTCGTTTCAGCCCTGCTCGCAGATTGGCCCGCGGAAAACCTTGAGAAGGCAAAAGCCAATGGCAGCCTGATCGAGCCCTCGGAGGTCTCCGAAGCCATCATCTTCATGCTGACCCGCCCGCGAAACGTCACGATCCGGGACATGATTGTCTTGCCGACGAATTTCGACGTGTAG
- a CDS encoding GNAT family N-acetyltransferase, translated as MRLVAVVHDRQRQGLGRTMKTMLEIAAVGKEVTCLRVYPAPDAVAFYEKLGWTKIGAPSDRLLMMKMLEGTNP; from the coding sequence GTGCGCCTGGTTGCCGTCGTGCATGATCGCCAACGGCAGGGATTGGGGCGAACCATGAAGACCATGCTCGAAATTGCAGCCGTCGGGAAGGAGGTCACTTGTCTTAGAGTCTATCCGGCGCCGGATGCAGTTGCATTCTACGAAAAGCTCGGATGGACCAAAATTGGCGCGCCCAGCGATCGTCTGCTGATGATGAAAATGTTGGAGGGCACTAATCCTTGA